The following are from one region of the Ornithorhynchus anatinus isolate Pmale09 chromosome X1, mOrnAna1.pri.v4, whole genome shotgun sequence genome:
- the TLX3 gene encoding T-cell leukemia homeobox protein 3, which yields MEPPASAQTPHPHEPISFGIDQILNSPDQDSAPAPPAPRGPDGAGYLGAPAGRPAAAYPSLPASFAGLGAPFDESGSYSVNLSLAPAGVIRVPAHRPLPGAVPPPLPSALPAMPAVPAVPSLGGLNFPWMESSRRFVKDRFTAAAALTPFTVTRRIGHPYQNRTPPKRKKPRTSFSRVQICELEKRFHRQKYLASAERAALAKSLKMTDAQVKTWFQNRRTKWRRQTAEEREAERQQASRLMLQLQHDAFQKSLNDSIQPDPLCLHNSSLFALQNLQPWEEEGAKVPAVTSLV from the exons ATGGAGCCTCCGGCCAGCGCGCAGACCCCGCACCCCCACGAGCCCATCAGCTTCGGCATCGACCAGATCCTCAACAGCCCGGACCAGGACAgcgcgcccgccccgcccgccccccggggccccgacgGCGCCGGCTACCTGGGGGCCCccgcgggccggccggccgccgccTACCCTTCGCTCCCCGCCTCCTTCGCCGGGCTCGGGGCGCCCTTCGACGAGTCGGGATCTTACAGTGTCAACCTGAGCCTGGCCCCCGCCGGGGTCATCCGGGTGCCGGCCCACAGGCCGCTGCCCGGGGccgtgccgccgccgctgcccagcgcgCTGCCCGCCATGCCCGCCGTGCCCGCCGTGCCCAGCCTGGGCGGACTCAACTTCCCCTGGATGGAGAGCAGCCGGCGCTTCGTCAAGGACAGGTTCACAG CGGCGGCCGCCCTCACGCCCTTCACTGTGACCCGGCGGATCGGTCACCCCTACCAGAACCGGACCCCGCCGAAGCGCAAGAAGCCGCGCACGTCCTTCTCTCGGGTGCAGATCTGCGAGCTGGAGAAGCGCTTCCATCGCCAGAAATATTTGGCCTCGGCCGAGAGGGCGGCGCTCGCCAAATCCCTCAAGATGACCGACGCTCAGGTCAAGACCTGGTTCCAGAACCGGAGGACCAAGTGGAG GCGAcagacggcggaggagcgggaggcCGAGCGGCAGCAGGCGAGCAGGCTGATGCTGCAGCTCCAGCACGACGCCTTCCAGAAGAGCCTCAACGACTCCATCCAGCCGGACCCTCTGTGTCTGCACAACTCCTCGCTCTTCGCGCTGCAGAACCTGCAgccttgggaggaggagggagccaagGTGCCGGCGGTCACCTCGCTGGTCTGA